A genomic window from Spiroplasma helicoides includes:
- a CDS encoding ABC transporter substrate-binding protein, whose product MSISSKRLLSTLSAMSAVALTASSVVACRGFDLSQIISRERATNEYVLTYQYPVQSWNSSYTFKVYDHRVLANTNATPLGVDEYGRVYGDIFAPNDDVKSETVGKKIDEQTWNYKIRSSLHWYSYDGTKLGDITEKDFQSAAEFILKAKTTQSQLFNLWVSFIVGAKEMYTYFNSDASKGKYSWEDGLSAVRKGFSYTGSDGKKVEVKGVSEGFGLDTSKSGEITYHLTKPAPYFESLLCYAVFSPLFLKNGETVEQVGRVDDFKNGRYSGAYLPKNVTGDEMVLQKNENYWFSDMVSIKSIKYVNTSANTSTKDREFFESGSTSGFSLASDDNVGWSRYVGSNIDEPSFDYIYDVTTSDSLYTRTLFFNMYNSDIDAGGDESVRAAKASKLLQNKLARAFISTGLDRSVFVKFFSDKFDGGSSVSKMLRNVYTAPGVAQDNSGKDYSSYVEDSVKNLDSVKKSGVSLQLADGNDALKDNVKVYTGEDQASIISKLRTYMKDEHILGDGESTFEIRTIQNPDENHGANPLMNQMFDRFNAIPDNPIKIVSISGSTKEDFQEKENKGQFDFDIAGWGPDYADPGTYLNTTRINGDMNTFTGSAKIMNVLSSGSGQKYDSLFAKSSDVSKNYMDSYKVYDEAVGKTDVDASGSERYKQFADEEASYIYENFFIMPFYKRAAPKNYTVSYVLPYTSNYAWSYGIAGYKDWSKILSNKIVSKQEAETQKLRVEEYAKQISQSSTHKKDDENDRNYILFKK is encoded by the coding sequence ATGTCAATATCTAGTAAAAGATTATTGTCTACACTTTCTGCAATGAGTGCAGTTGCTTTAACTGCGTCTAGTGTTGTAGCTTGTCGTGGATTTGATCTTAGTCAAATAATTAGTAGAGAAAGAGCTACTAATGAATATGTATTAACTTATCAATATCCAGTTCAATCTTGAAACAGCTCATATACTTTTAAAGTTTATGATCATAGAGTTTTAGCAAATACAAATGCTACTCCACTTGGTGTAGATGAATATGGAAGAGTTTATGGCGATATTTTTGCACCTAATGATGATGTTAAATCTGAAACAGTAGGTAAAAAAATAGATGAACAAACTTGAAATTATAAAATTAGATCTAGTTTGCATTGATATTCATATGATGGAACTAAACTTGGAGATATAACAGAAAAAGATTTTCAAAGTGCAGCAGAATTTATTTTAAAAGCAAAAACAACACAATCACAATTATTTAACCTTTGAGTTAGTTTTATAGTTGGTGCTAAAGAAATGTATACATATTTTAATTCTGATGCATCAAAGGGAAAATATAGCTGAGAAGATGGTTTGTCAGCTGTTCGAAAAGGTTTTAGTTATACAGGTAGTGATGGTAAAAAAGTGGAAGTTAAAGGAGTTAGTGAAGGTTTTGGTTTAGATACATCTAAATCAGGGGAAATAACATATCATTTAACAAAACCAGCTCCATACTTTGAATCATTATTATGTTATGCAGTATTTTCACCACTTTTTCTTAAAAATGGTGAAACTGTAGAGCAAGTTGGTAGAGTAGATGATTTTAAAAACGGAAGATATTCAGGAGCATATTTACCAAAAAATGTTACTGGGGATGAAATGGTTTTACAAAAAAACGAAAACTATTGATTTAGTGACATGGTTAGCATAAAATCAATTAAATATGTAAACACTTCTGCAAATACTTCAACAAAAGATAGAGAATTTTTTGAATCTGGAAGTACTTCTGGATTTAGTCTTGCAAGTGATGATAATGTAGGATGAAGTAGATATGTAGGAAGTAATATTGATGAACCTAGTTTTGATTACATATATGATGTAACAACAAGTGATTCTTTATATACACGTACATTATTTTTCAACATGTATAATTCTGATATCGATGCTGGTGGAGATGAATCAGTAAGAGCGGCTAAAGCAAGTAAGTTGTTACAAAACAAACTAGCAAGAGCGTTTATTTCTACTGGTTTAGATAGAAGTGTTTTTGTTAAATTCTTTTCAGATAAGTTTGATGGTGGATCTAGTGTTTCTAAAATGCTTAGAAACGTTTATACAGCTCCAGGGGTAGCACAAGATAACTCTGGAAAAGATTATTCTTCATATGTAGAAGATTCTGTTAAAAATTTAGATTCTGTAAAAAAAAGTGGGGTTTCCCTTCAATTAGCAGATGGTAATGATGCATTAAAAGATAATGTAAAAGTTTATACTGGAGAAGACCAAGCAAGTATTATTTCAAAGTTAAGAACTTATATGAAAGATGAACATATCTTGGGTGATGGTGAATCTACTTTTGAAATTAGAACAATTCAAAACCCAGATGAAAACCATGGAGCTAACCCATTGATGAACCAAATGTTTGACAGATTTAATGCAATTCCAGATAATCCAATTAAAATAGTTTCTATTTCAGGATCAACTAAAGAAGATTTTCAAGAAAAAGAAAACAAAGGACAATTTGACTTTGATATAGCAGGATGAGGACCAGATTATGCTGACCCAGGTACATATTTGAACACTACAAGAATTAATGGTGATATGAATACATTTACTGGTTCAGCTAAAATAATGAATGTTTTATCAAGTGGTAGTGGACAAAAATATGATTCACTATTTGCAAAATCATCTGATGTTTCTAAAAATTATATGGATAGTTACAAAGTTTATGATGAAGCAGTTGGAAAAACAGATGTTGATGCATCAGGAAGTGAAAGATATAAACAATTTGCTGATGAAGAAGCTTCATATATTTATGAAAACTTTTTCATAATGCCTTTTTATAAAAGAGCAGCACCTAAAAATTATACTGTAAGTTATGTTTTACCATATACATCAAACTATGCTTGATCATATGGTATAGCAGGATATAAAGATTGATCAAAAATATTAAGTAACAAAATTGTTTCTAAACAAGAAGCAGAAACTCAAAAATTAAGAGTTGAAGAATATGCAAAACAAATATCACAATCATCAACTCATAAAAAAGATGATGAAAATGATAGAAACTATATTTTATTTAAAAAATAA
- a CDS encoding ABC transporter substrate-binding protein, with translation MAITSKRLLSALSAISAVGLTASSVVACGTFDLSKIINRVRSDEEYFTTYQYPVESWNSSYTFKAEDHKVLANTNATALGVDEYGRVYGDIFAPNPDLSKSQVGESSDGGKTWKYSVRKNISWYKSDGTKAGDIKASDFEKAAEYILRAKTTGSQLVSLWSSFIVGAREIYLYLSNYNSVQGSKGDGSWTDAKAAIKKGFSYKTGTGSDEKVVEVKAVEAGFGLIIGDDNTVTYKLTKAAPYFESLLCYAVFSPLYVPEGEVKDVDKRADFTKGYYSGAYLPKINDGNQIVLEKNENYWFKDMVSIKKITYVNASGGTSSKGRELFESGETSGFLVNNDDSQGWNRYVGSDIEKPVFDYVYDAPTSDALASFVLFFNMYHSDIDGGEDTKKERAVKASKLLQNQLARLLISTGIDRSVFVKYFSEKFDGGSTTSKMLRNVYTAPGVAADDTGKDFSSYVEDAVKELANVKANDGSSSINLSDGQDPLLGKAKLYSGKEQSALMEELRTWMKAQGILSDSQSYFELHLLQNPDQNQSLNPKINQMFERFNQIQNNPIHLVAVDAASKEDYQAKTNKGEFDLDISGWSPDYADPGTFLNTLRVEGDMNTYTGSAKIMEVLNDKGNKNYSALHTDVSDDFVKDYQEFDKNVAKTDSTTTDNKVERFKEFAQQEASYMYKDFFMMPFYIRSAPKNYSVSYVVPYSTNYAWSYGIAGFKDWSKQLSSHIVSTVEAEAQKQRVKDYVASFKNDSNMKKDDVNERNHILFAPQK, from the coding sequence ATGGCAATAACAAGCAAAAGGTTACTGTCTGCATTGTCAGCTATAAGTGCTGTTGGTTTAACAGCATCAAGTGTAGTTGCATGTGGTACTTTTGACCTTTCAAAAATTATTAATAGGGTAAGATCTGATGAAGAATACTTTACAACTTATCAATATCCAGTTGAGTCTTGAAACTCATCATATACATTTAAAGCAGAAGATCATAAAGTTCTTGCAAATACTAATGCAACCGCATTGGGTGTTGATGAATATGGAAGAGTTTATGGTGATATTTTTGCACCTAACCCAGACCTTTCAAAAAGTCAAGTTGGTGAATCTTCAGATGGAGGAAAAACTTGAAAATACTCTGTTAGAAAAAATATTAGCTGATATAAATCTGATGGAACTAAAGCAGGAGATATAAAAGCTAGTGATTTTGAAAAAGCAGCTGAGTATATTTTAAGAGCTAAAACAACAGGGTCACAATTAGTTAGTTTATGATCTAGCTTTATTGTTGGTGCAAGAGAAATTTATCTTTACTTAAGTAACTATAATAGTGTTCAAGGAAGTAAAGGTGATGGTTCATGAACAGATGCTAAAGCTGCAATTAAAAAGGGATTTAGTTATAAAACTGGTACTGGGTCTGATGAAAAAGTAGTAGAGGTTAAAGCGGTTGAAGCAGGTTTTGGTCTAATAATTGGTGATGACAATACTGTAACTTATAAATTAACAAAAGCTGCACCATACTTTGAATCATTACTATGTTATGCAGTGTTTTCACCGCTTTATGTTCCTGAGGGAGAAGTTAAAGATGTTGATAAAAGAGCTGACTTTACAAAAGGTTATTACTCAGGAGCATATTTACCAAAAATAAACGATGGAAACCAAATAGTTTTAGAAAAAAATGAAAATTATTGATTTAAAGATATGGTTTCAATTAAAAAAATAACTTATGTAAATGCATCAGGAGGTACTTCTTCTAAGGGTAGAGAGTTATTTGAGTCAGGGGAAACATCAGGTTTCTTAGTAAATAACGATGACTCACAAGGTTGAAACAGATATGTTGGTAGCGACATAGAAAAACCAGTGTTTGATTATGTGTATGACGCCCCAACAAGTGATGCATTGGCTTCATTTGTACTATTTTTTAATATGTATCATTCTGATATTGATGGAGGAGAAGATACAAAAAAAGAAAGAGCTGTTAAAGCAAGTAAATTATTACAAAATCAATTAGCAAGACTTTTAATATCTACAGGTATTGATAGAAGTGTTTTTGTAAAATACTTTTCAGAAAAATTTGATGGTGGTTCAACAACTTCAAAAATGCTAAGAAACGTTTATACAGCACCTGGTGTTGCAGCTGATGACACAGGTAAAGATTTTTCATCATATGTTGAAGATGCAGTTAAAGAATTGGCCAATGTAAAAGCTAATGATGGATCTTCATCTATAAATTTATCTGATGGTCAAGACCCATTACTAGGTAAAGCAAAACTATATTCAGGTAAAGAACAAAGTGCTTTAATGGAAGAATTAAGAACGTGAATGAAAGCACAAGGCATTTTGAGTGATTCACAAAGTTACTTTGAATTACATTTGTTACAAAACCCAGATCAAAACCAATCATTAAACCCAAAAATTAATCAAATGTTTGAAAGATTTAATCAAATTCAAAACAACCCAATTCACTTAGTTGCAGTAGACGCTGCATCAAAAGAAGACTATCAAGCAAAAACAAATAAAGGTGAATTTGATTTAGATATATCAGGGTGAAGTCCAGATTATGCAGACCCAGGAACTTTCTTAAATACTCTTAGAGTTGAAGGAGATATGAACACATACACTGGTTCAGCAAAAATTATGGAAGTGTTAAATGATAAAGGTAATAAAAATTACAGTGCATTACATACAGATGTATCAGATGATTTTGTTAAAGATTATCAAGAATTTGATAAAAATGTTGCTAAAACAGACTCAACAACAACTGATAATAAAGTAGAAAGATTTAAAGAATTTGCACAACAAGAAGCAAGTTACATGTATAAAGATTTCTTTATGATGCCTTTCTATATTAGATCTGCACCAAAAAACTACTCAGTTAGTTATGTTGTACCATATAGCACAAACTATGCTTGATCATATGGTATTGCAGGTTTCAAAGATTGATCAAAACAATTGAGTTCACATATTGTTTCTACTGTAGAAGCAGAAGCTCAAAAACAAAGAGTAAAAGATTATGTTGCTTCATTTAAAAATGATTCAAACATGAAAAAAGATGATGTAAATGAAAGAAACCATATTTTATTTGCACCACAAAAATAA
- a CDS encoding ABC transporter substrate-binding protein produces MAITSKKLLTTLAAVAGMTLTASSVVACGFSLQKIINREKSSDELIKTFGGTITSWNTAQTYMSNDHKVLANTNASLLGVDEYGRVYGDIFESNSDTNNPSKYVGKPNKEFTEWTYKIRDNINWYKWDGSEEAKITTDDFITAVDYIMRSSTNTSQVTGFWNSFIRGAKELNLYLTKNPKKTIKEAFAAIENDWDYPGTDGKPITVQGVKDGFGMTVDKDTRTVKYSLIKSAEYFETLLCHLSYAPIHLDNGKKAKDISADISYKDVYYSGAYLPKSFDSTEIDLVKNENYWFKDMVTIKSIKYLQANGATKARELFEAGDSSGFQINSADNFGWERYIGDDVYNPTFDHLYDTPVRNSLASSFFFFNPYNGNIDPDNPMGTEKSRRSVKASKLLQNKLVKGFIATSIQRSALVKYYSEKFDGDSNVSKMLRNIYTPANFAYDENNKDYIDYIKEAFVNVNPDKKEELSKIDLSDGVDVLGNNSELFFNKTTEQIIKEITDFMLDEGIISSRDEKFEIDTIQSPSNDAALNAARNNMFERFNEIPGNPIKLGAEKVNSGTEAYAKSWKGDIDFGWTDWTPDYQDPGCYLYSLTVDGDMKTITGTSRAFDEKVNDDGTKTYSIKNAAKTKSSVSEDFADAYTTFNNEIIKADVAKLPNSQRFKEFAKQEVDYMYKNFIIFPFFIDSSPVNYSVSQEIPYTNNYAFAYGTASYKDFTKMLKNKIVSRDEANAQKQRVQDYANSLTFENNYKKDDQNDRNYILYKK; encoded by the coding sequence ATGGCAATTACAAGTAAAAAATTATTAACTACATTAGCTGCAGTTGCTGGAATGACATTAACTGCATCAAGCGTAGTGGCATGTGGTTTTAGTTTACAAAAAATTATTAATAGAGAAAAGTCATCAGATGAACTAATAAAAACATTTGGTGGAACTATAACATCATGAAATACAGCTCAGACTTATATGTCAAATGATCATAAAGTATTGGCAAATACAAATGCATCATTACTTGGTGTTGATGAATATGGAAGAGTTTATGGTGATATTTTTGAATCAAATAGTGATACAAATAATCCTTCAAAATACGTTGGAAAACCAAATAAAGAATTTACAGAATGAACATATAAAATAAGAGATAATATAAATTGATATAAATGAGATGGTAGTGAAGAGGCTAAAATTACTACTGATGATTTTATAACAGCTGTTGACTATATAATGCGAAGCTCAACTAATACTTCTCAAGTTACTGGTTTTTGAAATAGTTTTATTAGAGGAGCAAAAGAGTTAAATTTATATTTAACTAAAAATCCTAAAAAAACTATAAAAGAGGCTTTTGCAGCGATTGAAAATGATTGAGATTACCCTGGAACTGATGGTAAACCAATAACTGTTCAAGGTGTTAAAGATGGTTTTGGAATGACAGTTGATAAAGATACACGTACTGTAAAGTATTCTCTTATTAAAAGTGCAGAGTATTTTGAGACTTTATTATGTCATCTATCATATGCTCCAATTCACTTAGATAATGGTAAAAAAGCTAAGGACATAAGTGCAGACATATCTTATAAAGATGTTTATTATTCAGGAGCATATTTACCAAAATCATTTGATTCAACTGAAATTGACTTAGTTAAAAATGAAAATTATTGATTTAAAGATATGGTTACAATTAAATCTATCAAATACTTACAAGCTAATGGAGCAACTAAAGCAAGAGAATTATTTGAAGCTGGAGATTCATCAGGTTTTCAAATAAATAGTGCTGATAATTTTGGTTGAGAAAGATATATAGGTGATGATGTATATAATCCAACATTTGATCACTTATATGATACACCTGTAAGAAATTCATTAGCATCATCATTTTTCTTCTTTAATCCATATAATGGCAATATTGATCCTGATAACCCAATGGGTACTGAAAAAAGTAGAAGATCTGTTAAAGCAAGTAAACTTTTACAAAATAAACTAGTAAAAGGATTTATAGCTACAAGTATTCAAAGAAGCGCATTAGTTAAATACTATTCTGAAAAATTTGATGGTGATTCAAATGTTTCAAAAATGTTAAGAAATATTTATACACCAGCAAATTTTGCTTATGATGAAAACAACAAAGACTACATTGATTATATTAAAGAAGCATTTGTTAATGTAAATCCAGATAAAAAAGAAGAGTTATCTAAAATAGATTTATCTGATGGAGTGGATGTTCTTGGTAATAATTCAGAGCTATTTTTTAATAAAACAACTGAGCAAATTATTAAAGAGATAACTGATTTTATGCTAGATGAAGGAATCATTAGTAGCCGTGATGAAAAGTTTGAAATTGACACAATTCAATCACCTTCAAATGATGCAGCTTTAAATGCAGCAAGAAATAATATGTTTGAAAGATTTAATGAAATACCTGGTAATCCAATTAAATTGGGCGCTGAAAAAGTGAATAGTGGAACAGAGGCATATGCTAAATCTTGAAAAGGAGACATTGATTTTGGTTGAACTGATTGAACCCCTGATTATCAAGATCCTGGATGTTATTTATACAGTTTAACAGTTGATGGGGATATGAAAACTATTACTGGAACAAGTAGAGCATTTGATGAAAAAGTAAATGATGATGGTACAAAAACGTATTCAATCAAAAATGCCGCAAAAACCAAGTCAAGTGTTTCAGAAGATTTTGCTGATGCCTATACAACATTTAATAATGAGATTATCAAAGCAGATGTTGCAAAATTACCAAATAGTCAAAGATTTAAAGAATTTGCAAAGCAAGAAGTAGATTATATGTATAAAAACTTTATAATCTTCCCATTCTTTATTGATTCATCACCTGTTAACTATAGCGTTTCTCAAGAAATACCTTATACAAATAATTATGCATTTGCATATGGAACAGCTTCATACAAAGATTTTACAAAAATGCTAAAAAATAAAATTGTTTCAAGAGATGAAGCAAATGCTCAAAAACAAAGAGTTCAAGATTATGCTAATTCTTTAACTTTTGAAAATAATTATAAAAAAGATGATCAAAACGATAGAAACTATATCTTATATAAAAAATAA
- a CDS encoding ABC transporter substrate-binding protein produces MKITSKKLLSTLSAFAGVGLASSSVVACGFNIQKIIDREAATDTYIKTFSYAMTSWNTAYTMQAEDHKVLANTNATPLGVDEYGRVYGDIFESGDIKEQYIGKPQDDYKTWTYKIRDNAHWYKYDGTDAGKIKASDFEKAAEFIMRASQTGSQVANLWKGFIVGAQEVSEYLSKNPTASWSEAKSKAGTSGFGLTVNDDNGTVTYKLKKSAPYFESLLCYAVFSPMHSESENVADVGQISDFTKGYYSGAYLPTKVDSQTEMVLEKNQNYWFKDLVTINKIKYLNAAKGTTSLGRTLFEAGDTSEFKISSSDNQGWERYIGSDIDNPTFNYLYDAPSADSVSTYVLYMNTYNSLIDDNNQNKIKASKLLQNKLARALIATGIDRSVFVKLYSEKFDGDSDKSKMLRNVYTAPGVASFENEDYSKTVEKAVNKIAGKTDLSLSDGSDPLKDNVKLYTKKDLDSLIKELRKYMKNEGIIDNEQDTFTINYLQNPDHVASLNPKLNIMFERFNAIPNNPIKIESIAATSSDEYIASAQKGNYDLYIGGWGPDYADPATYLNTIAINGDLSTYTGVSRLLTKNSSGSYDAKVKTTSADGTADYIKQYTSFDEAITKIDNEETSDIKKRYADFAEQEANYLYKDFFMIPFYTMSAPKNYSISYVLPYTTNYSFTYGIAAYKDWSKIMQNRIVSLDQANEQKQRVENYKEEIKNDANKKKNDMTDRNHILFDK; encoded by the coding sequence ATGAAAATTACAAGTAAAAAATTGCTATCAACACTATCGGCATTTGCTGGAGTAGGATTAGCAAGTTCAAGTGTTGTGGCTTGTGGATTCAATATTCAAAAAATTATTGATAGAGAAGCAGCAACTGATACATACATTAAAACTTTTTCTTATGCAATGACTTCATGAAATACTGCATATACAATGCAAGCTGAAGATCACAAGGTTTTAGCTAACACAAACGCAACTCCATTAGGAGTAGATGAATATGGAAGAGTTTATGGAGATATATTTGAATCAGGGGATATAAAAGAACAATACATAGGTAAACCACAAGATGATTACAAAACATGAACATATAAAATAAGAGATAATGCACATTGATATAAATATGATGGAACAGATGCTGGAAAAATAAAAGCAAGTGATTTTGAAAAAGCAGCAGAATTTATTATGAGAGCATCTCAAACTGGATCACAAGTTGCCAATTTATGAAAAGGATTTATTGTTGGCGCTCAAGAAGTGAGTGAATATTTATCAAAAAATCCAACAGCAAGCTGAAGTGAGGCTAAATCAAAAGCTGGAACAAGTGGTTTTGGACTAACTGTTAATGATGATAATGGAACAGTTACATATAAATTAAAAAAATCAGCACCTTATTTTGAATCATTATTATGTTATGCTGTGTTTTCACCAATGCATTCAGAAAGTGAAAATGTAGCAGATGTAGGTCAAATTAGTGATTTTACAAAAGGTTATTATTCAGGAGCTTATTTACCAACTAAGGTTGACTCACAAACAGAGATGGTTTTAGAAAAAAATCAAAATTATTGATTTAAAGATTTAGTAACAATTAATAAAATTAAATATTTAAATGCTGCTAAAGGAACTACTTCATTAGGAAGAACTTTATTTGAAGCAGGAGATACTTCAGAATTTAAAATAAGTAGTTCAGATAATCAAGGATGAGAAAGATACATTGGTTCTGATATTGATAATCCAACTTTTAACTATTTATATGATGCACCATCAGCAGATAGTGTATCAACATATGTTTTATATATGAATACATATAATAGTTTAATTGATGATAATAATCAAAATAAAATTAAAGCAAGTAAACTTTTACAAAATAAATTGGCTAGAGCTTTAATAGCAACTGGAATTGATAGAAGTGTTTTTGTTAAACTTTATTCTGAAAAATTTGATGGTGATTCTGATAAATCAAAAATGTTAAGAAATGTGTATACAGCACCGGGAGTTGCTTCATTTGAAAATGAAGATTATTCAAAAACTGTTGAAAAGGCAGTTAATAAAATAGCTGGAAAAACAGATCTTAGTTTATCAGATGGTTCAGATCCTTTAAAAGACAATGTTAAACTTTACACTAAAAAGGATTTAGATTCATTAATTAAAGAATTAAGAAAATATATGAAAAATGAAGGTATTATTGATAATGAACAAGATACTTTTACAATAAATTATCTACAAAATCCAGATCATGTAGCAAGTCTTAATCCAAAATTAAACATAATGTTTGAGAGATTTAATGCTATTCCAAATAATCCAATTAAAATAGAATCAATTGCAGCAACTTCTTCAGATGAATATATAGCTAGTGCTCAAAAAGGTAACTACGACCTATATATTGGTGGTTGAGGGCCTGATTACGCTGACCCAGCCACATATTTAAATACAATTGCTATCAATGGTGATTTAAGCACATATACAGGTGTCTCAAGATTACTTACAAAAAATAGCTCAGGAAGTTATGATGCGAAAGTAAAAACTACATCTGCTGATGGAACTGCTGATTACATTAAACAATATACTTCATTTGATGAAGCAATTACAAAAATAGATAATGAAGAAACTTCAGATATTAAAAAAAGATATGCTGATTTTGCAGAGCAAGAAGCAAATTATCTATACAAAGATTTCTTTATGATACCATTCTATACAATGTCAGCACCAAAAAACTACTCAATAAGTTATGTTTTACCATATACTACAAATTACTCATTTACATATGGTATAGCTGCATATAAAGATTGAAGCAAAATTATGCAAAATAGAATCGTTAGTCTAGATCAAGCTAACGAACAAAAACAAAGAGTAGAAAATTATAAAGAAGAAATTAAAAACGATGCAAATAAGAAAAAAAATGACATGACTGATAGAAATCACATATTATTTGATAAATAA